In Akkermansia muciniphila, one DNA window encodes the following:
- a CDS encoding energy transducer TonB, protein MKLNKKSRDKIFDLHLGLTFDWRETGMLRWRILMWMLFFGVCAFAAALFVHVGMPEIRSRGEQPGAVVLLPADHPRLHQYVLRNTPLPVRGPVWADPVTAGPTGEMGVALPSPRSTDTSLALLPSLSVPTVADQVWRMWQHPDFHIRAMMNPSLEVSGACIPYLSFCSPGLDGRIVTAGSLSGFSRSEDHTGLRSDFFVVVDVWGVPSQVLLLESSGSNGADESAMRFARSLRWVPSREPRSGTMSIEWKEEEP, encoded by the coding sequence ATGAAGCTGAATAAAAAGAGCCGGGATAAAATTTTCGACCTTCATTTGGGATTGACGTTTGACTGGAGGGAGACCGGCATGCTGCGCTGGCGCATTTTGATGTGGATGCTTTTTTTTGGCGTTTGCGCTTTTGCCGCCGCCCTTTTTGTTCATGTGGGGATGCCGGAAATCCGCAGCAGGGGGGAGCAGCCGGGGGCCGTGGTGTTGCTGCCTGCGGATCATCCGCGCCTGCACCAGTATGTACTGCGCAATACTCCTCTGCCTGTGAGAGGCCCCGTCTGGGCTGATCCGGTCACGGCTGGCCCGACCGGAGAAATGGGCGTGGCTTTGCCTTCTCCGCGTTCCACGGATACTTCTCTGGCGCTTCTGCCTTCCCTGTCCGTGCCTACTGTGGCGGATCAGGTCTGGCGTATGTGGCAGCATCCGGATTTTCATATACGCGCCATGATGAATCCTTCCTTGGAGGTTTCCGGAGCATGCATTCCCTATTTGTCTTTTTGTTCTCCGGGGCTGGACGGACGGATTGTTACAGCCGGCTCACTGTCCGGTTTTTCCAGAAGTGAAGATCACACGGGGCTGAGGAGTGATTTTTTTGTGGTGGTTGATGTCTGGGGCGTTCCTTCTCAAGTGTTGTTGCTGGAGTCTTCCGGCAGCAATGGCGCGGATGAGTCCGCCATGAGGTTCGCCCGGTCTTTGCGCTGGGTTCCGTCCAGGGAGCCGCGGAGCGGCACCATGTCCATCGAATGGAAGGAGGAAGAACCGTGA
- a CDS encoding MotA/TolQ/ExbB proton channel family protein translates to MNELIIKIGPLFWVLSVLAVYALAVVAERILYFHRIQINTGDFLRGISKLVNAGKTDEARHEASILPEPAARVVSSVLAHAGLRREELRTVAEDSVQMEVFQIEKNIRGLLVVATVSPLIGVLGTIQGLVGFYSQPGVLEGKAPTLAMSDAVYQALLSSALGLSIAIPAYLFYSYLASRSRQIVHSLERAGTEAVCLVCDARQRREAGESMNGRGV, encoded by the coding sequence ATGAATGAATTGATCATCAAGATAGGTCCGTTGTTCTGGGTTTTGAGCGTTCTGGCCGTTTACGCGCTGGCGGTTGTTGCGGAGCGGATTTTGTATTTTCACAGGATTCAGATTAATACTGGAGATTTTTTAAGAGGCATTTCCAAGCTGGTAAATGCCGGGAAGACGGATGAAGCCCGGCATGAGGCTTCCATTTTGCCGGAACCTGCGGCCCGAGTGGTTTCTTCCGTGCTGGCTCATGCCGGATTGAGGCGTGAAGAGCTCCGGACTGTGGCAGAGGATTCCGTGCAGATGGAGGTGTTTCAGATTGAAAAGAATATCCGCGGATTGCTGGTAGTGGCTACGGTGAGCCCGCTCATCGGCGTGCTGGGGACGATCCAGGGGCTGGTGGGGTTTTATTCCCAGCCGGGTGTTCTGGAAGGGAAGGCGCCCACTCTCGCCATGTCGGATGCCGTTTACCAGGCCTTGCTTAGTTCCGCGCTGGGGCTGAGCATTGCTATTCCCGCTTATTTGTTTTATTCCTACCTGGCTTCCCGCTCCCGCCAGATTGTACATTCCCTGGAACGGGCCGGTACGGAGGCCGTTTGCCTGGTGTGTGATGCCCGGCAAAGGCGCGAGGCCGGAGAGAGCATGAACGGCCGGGGCGTGTGA
- a CDS encoding UbiA family prenyltransferase, producing the protein MLRSSRPANIPTLFTNAAAAWASVRGAELPPPALYAGVALMGLCFYLYGMWENDRVDAGWDAARYPDRPVPCGAVSVSVLRLLSLAAGLSGLLLNMALGGEFAVGALLLVVISLYNVFHKLWSGSIVLMGLCRGVWALAAGLAFARAGGESVLPPALLWYAFGLFLFTCVISAAARREAGRPRVQTAVVVLLSGMCLFDAVWLLSFGSLLWVGAVLLWAGARLLQKLGCRAT; encoded by the coding sequence GTGCTTCGTTCCTCCCGTCCGGCCAATATTCCCACGTTGTTTACCAATGCGGCGGCGGCGTGGGCTTCCGTCCGGGGGGCGGAGCTGCCGCCTCCCGCCCTGTATGCGGGCGTAGCGCTGATGGGGCTGTGCTTTTATTTGTATGGCATGTGGGAGAATGACCGTGTGGACGCCGGATGGGATGCCGCCCGTTATCCAGACCGCCCCGTTCCGTGCGGCGCGGTGAGCGTTTCCGTACTGAGGCTGTTGTCTTTGGCGGCCGGGTTGTCCGGTTTGTTGCTGAATATGGCGCTGGGCGGGGAGTTTGCCGTGGGGGCGTTGCTGCTGGTTGTGATTTCCCTGTATAATGTGTTCCATAAACTGTGGAGTGGCTCCATTGTTTTGATGGGGTTGTGCCGCGGTGTGTGGGCGCTGGCCGCCGGTCTGGCGTTTGCCCGTGCGGGGGGAGAGTCCGTTCTTCCTCCGGCGTTGTTGTGGTATGCTTTCGGTTTGTTTTTGTTTACCTGCGTGATTTCCGCCGCAGCACGGCGTGAGGCGGGCAGGCCCCGGGTTCAAACGGCCGTAGTGGTGCTGCTTTCCGGCATGTGCCTGTTTGATGCGGTATGGCTCCTGAGTTTCGGCTCCCTGCTGTGGGTTGGCGCCGTCTTATTATGGGCGGGAGCACGGTTGCTGCAGAAGCTCGGCTGCCGGGCCACATAG
- a CDS encoding peptidylprolyl isomerase: protein MNIRTHIQALLICTMPLSAQGQSIVDSGASLPRAVQLHGDDGRETVRPDESKRISPNEAPASRVQPQRIVNRIAATVNGRPITANEVSVRLMPIGAQLAAQYPKQGPEFYKQLALAKKNIIEDLVERELLRNEFEGMGGVIRDSLIDQEINRTILTTFNGDRSAFLKNLNLSGMTIRAFREMTKKQLQVQIMRASKYDQEIPPTPEEIQQEYEATKEQYRDLTKDKIKFKKIFIPMLGDDSASTPEVQLNLAELIAKEIKSKNATFEEMAKRYSKDLYAEKGGDWPVTERSTLSPESAAIIFGAQSGEIIGPLVDSTGFTIVLVEKKELAPPPPLSAIKEQIDIMARNKRSNERYKKWVERLRKKAIVKIYI, encoded by the coding sequence ATGAATATCAGGACCCACATCCAGGCGCTTCTCATCTGTACCATGCCCCTGTCCGCACAGGGACAAAGCATCGTGGATTCAGGGGCCTCCCTTCCGCGGGCCGTCCAGCTTCACGGGGATGATGGCAGGGAAACGGTACGGCCAGACGAATCCAAGCGCATCTCCCCGAATGAAGCGCCAGCCTCCCGCGTTCAACCCCAGAGAATCGTCAACCGGATTGCTGCCACAGTCAACGGCCGTCCCATCACAGCCAATGAAGTCAGCGTGCGGCTCATGCCCATCGGAGCGCAACTCGCGGCCCAATACCCCAAACAGGGGCCCGAATTTTACAAACAACTTGCCCTGGCGAAAAAAAACATCATTGAAGACCTGGTGGAAAGAGAACTGCTCCGCAACGAATTTGAAGGCATGGGCGGCGTCATCAGAGACTCACTCATTGACCAGGAAATCAACCGCACCATCCTGACCACTTTCAACGGAGATCGCTCCGCCTTCCTGAAAAATTTGAACCTCTCCGGCATGACCATCCGCGCTTTCCGGGAAATGACGAAAAAACAGCTTCAGGTTCAAATCATGCGGGCTTCCAAATACGACCAGGAAATACCGCCTACTCCGGAGGAAATACAGCAGGAATACGAGGCTACCAAAGAACAATACCGGGACCTGACCAAAGACAAAATCAAATTCAAGAAAATCTTCATCCCGATGCTGGGGGATGACTCCGCCTCCACGCCGGAAGTACAGCTTAACCTGGCGGAACTCATCGCCAAGGAAATCAAATCCAAAAACGCCACCTTTGAGGAAATGGCCAAACGCTATTCCAAGGATCTATATGCGGAAAAAGGCGGTGACTGGCCCGTTACGGAACGCTCCACGCTCTCCCCGGAATCCGCGGCCATCATCTTTGGCGCACAGTCCGGCGAAATCATCGGGCCGCTGGTGGACTCCACCGGCTTCACCATCGTGCTGGTGGAGAAAAAAGAACTGGCTCCTCCGCCCCCCCTCTCCGCCATCAAGGAGCAGATTGACATCATGGCGCGCAACAAACGCAGCAATGAACGTTATAAAAAATGGGTGGAACGCCTCCGGAAAAAAGCCATCGTCAAAATATACATCTGA
- the galB gene encoding beta-galactosidase GalB, which yields MFTNITRTTLCITAFSIAGLMAAPLDATKTESLDWNWKFARFGKMPDGSTQPEPGKAMGFATATSEESGNPADNAVDGDKSTRWCADSGKSGEKITVDMGRPADVKTVNILWEKQSNHLFKLEGSGDGKRWTTIEDKTSGQNDSREDTVENKTGKPRYFRITVTGNNQSNWASIREITFKNDKGEIIRPQAAAGTGNADNPSSPSFNDKNWRSLNLPHDWGVEGPFRMEIENRTGKLPWVGIGWYRKTLEIPADAKGNQFYLDFDGVMSRPKIYVNGHLAGEWKYGYSSFRVDITPFLKFGQKNTIAVRVDNPPSSSRWYPGGGIYRHVWLTESNPVHIEHWGVFVKTPEITKSAAKVEVDTTVKNTTDKAVIPTVTEEILDGGKIVASTTAKGKEIPAGEKGKITSTLTLKNPTLWTLNAPHLYKMKTTVRLGDKIIDQKVTNFGVRTVEWKPTGFYLNGERVQLKGVCQHHDLGPLGSAAHKRGYERQIEILKEFGVNSIRTSHNPPAPEVLDLCDKMGILVIDELFDVWQCSKEGVNNESFNEWHERDVVNLCHRDRNHPSVIAWSSGNEVPEQGMTNLHHISQTLTDLFHREDPTRKVTSGCNNANAARNGFGDTLDVYGYNYKPWAYKGFAKDRPHQPFYGAETASCVSSRGEYFFPVDWNKGKGFYLYQVSSYDLYAPGWANRPDVEFAAQEDNPNSAGEYVWTGFDYIGEPTPYNLDATNALNVPEGPEREKLMAELKKLGDRAPSRSSYFGIVDLCGFKKDRFYIYQAHWRPDVKMAHILPHWNWPERKGQVTPVHVYTSGDEAELFLNGKSLGVRKKGTGEKDRYRLVWEDVKYTPGTLKVVAKKDGKIWATDTVTTTGKPAALTLKPDRNEIKGDGYDLSYVTVAVRDAQGRMVPRSKNQLTFKVSGPADIAGICNGDPTDFTTMANPENRKIMKIKAFNGLAQVVLRSRKGESGKVTLQVISNGLKPAQTTVTVK from the coding sequence ATGTTCACCAATATTACACGCACGACCCTCTGCATTACTGCGTTCAGCATCGCCGGCCTCATGGCGGCGCCTCTGGATGCGACCAAAACGGAGAGCCTGGATTGGAACTGGAAATTCGCCCGTTTCGGGAAAATGCCGGATGGCAGTACTCAACCGGAACCGGGAAAAGCCATGGGCTTCGCCACTGCCACCAGTGAAGAATCCGGCAATCCGGCGGACAATGCCGTGGACGGGGACAAGTCCACCCGCTGGTGTGCCGACAGCGGCAAAAGCGGAGAAAAAATCACCGTGGACATGGGACGCCCCGCAGACGTGAAAACCGTCAACATCCTGTGGGAAAAACAAAGCAACCATCTTTTCAAGCTGGAAGGCTCCGGTGACGGGAAACGCTGGACGACTATTGAAGACAAAACTTCCGGGCAAAACGACTCCAGGGAAGACACGGTAGAAAACAAAACCGGCAAACCGCGTTACTTCCGCATCACCGTCACGGGCAACAACCAGAGCAACTGGGCCAGCATCCGTGAAATCACCTTTAAAAACGACAAAGGGGAAATCATCCGCCCTCAGGCCGCCGCCGGAACCGGCAACGCGGACAATCCCTCCAGCCCCTCTTTCAACGACAAAAACTGGCGTTCCTTGAACCTGCCGCACGACTGGGGCGTGGAAGGCCCCTTCCGGATGGAAATTGAGAACAGAACAGGAAAACTCCCCTGGGTCGGCATTGGCTGGTACCGCAAGACGTTGGAAATCCCGGCGGATGCCAAGGGCAACCAATTCTACCTGGACTTTGACGGCGTTATGTCCCGCCCGAAAATCTATGTGAACGGGCATCTGGCCGGCGAATGGAAATACGGCTACAGCTCCTTCCGCGTAGACATCACGCCCTTCCTGAAATTCGGGCAGAAAAACACCATTGCCGTCAGAGTGGACAATCCGCCCAGCTCCTCCCGCTGGTATCCGGGCGGCGGCATCTACCGCCATGTGTGGCTCACGGAATCCAATCCTGTGCATATCGAACACTGGGGCGTCTTCGTCAAAACTCCGGAAATCACCAAATCCGCCGCCAAGGTGGAAGTGGACACCACGGTGAAAAACACTACGGACAAAGCCGTCATCCCCACTGTTACTGAAGAAATTCTGGACGGCGGTAAAATCGTCGCCTCCACAACCGCCAAGGGGAAAGAAATTCCCGCCGGGGAAAAAGGCAAAATCACCAGTACGCTGACGCTCAAAAACCCCACTCTGTGGACGCTCAACGCGCCCCATCTGTACAAGATGAAAACCACGGTCCGGCTGGGAGACAAAATCATCGACCAAAAAGTCACCAACTTCGGTGTAAGAACCGTTGAATGGAAACCCACGGGATTCTACCTTAACGGGGAGCGCGTGCAGCTCAAGGGCGTTTGCCAGCACCATGACCTGGGACCGCTCGGCTCCGCCGCCCACAAGCGAGGCTATGAACGCCAGATTGAAATCCTGAAGGAATTCGGCGTCAACTCCATCCGCACATCCCACAACCCGCCCGCTCCGGAAGTGCTGGATCTGTGCGATAAAATGGGCATCCTGGTCATTGACGAGCTTTTCGACGTATGGCAATGCTCCAAAGAAGGCGTCAACAACGAATCCTTCAACGAATGGCATGAACGGGACGTGGTCAACCTCTGCCACCGGGACCGCAACCACCCCAGTGTCATTGCGTGGAGTTCGGGAAATGAAGTTCCGGAACAGGGAATGACGAATCTTCACCATATCTCCCAGACCCTGACGGATCTTTTCCACCGGGAAGACCCCACGCGCAAAGTAACCTCCGGCTGCAACAACGCCAATGCCGCACGCAACGGCTTTGGGGACACCCTGGACGTTTACGGTTACAACTACAAGCCCTGGGCTTATAAAGGCTTCGCCAAGGACCGCCCCCACCAGCCGTTCTATGGTGCGGAAACAGCATCCTGCGTCAGCTCTCGCGGAGAATACTTCTTCCCTGTGGACTGGAACAAGGGCAAGGGATTTTACCTCTACCAGGTCAGTTCCTATGACCTGTACGCCCCAGGCTGGGCCAACCGTCCGGATGTGGAATTCGCCGCTCAGGAAGACAACCCCAACAGCGCGGGAGAATATGTATGGACGGGCTTTGACTACATCGGAGAACCCACCCCGTACAACCTGGACGCCACCAACGCCCTGAACGTTCCGGAAGGGCCGGAACGCGAAAAGCTGATGGCGGAACTCAAAAAACTGGGAGACCGCGCGCCCTCCCGCAGCTCCTACTTCGGCATCGTGGACCTGTGCGGCTTCAAAAAGGACCGCTTCTACATCTACCAGGCCCACTGGAGGCCGGATGTCAAGATGGCGCACATCCTGCCGCACTGGAACTGGCCGGAACGCAAGGGACAGGTAACGCCCGTGCATGTTTACACCAGCGGGGATGAAGCGGAACTCTTCCTGAACGGGAAATCCCTGGGCGTCCGCAAAAAGGGCACTGGGGAAAAAGACCGTTACCGCCTCGTGTGGGAAGACGTCAAATACACGCCCGGCACCCTCAAAGTAGTCGCCAAAAAGGACGGTAAAATTTGGGCTACGGACACGGTAACCACTACCGGAAAACCTGCGGCGCTCACCCTCAAGCCGGACCGCAACGAAATCAAGGGAGACGGATATGACCTGTCCTATGTCACCGTAGCCGTCCGCGATGCCCAGGGCCGTATGGTGCCCCGGAGCAAAAACCAGCTCACCTTCAAGGTAAGCGGCCCCGCGGACATCGCCGGCATCTGCAACGGCGATCCCACGGACTTCACCACCATGGCGAATCCGGAAAACAGGAAAATCATGAAAATCAAGGCCTTCAACGGCCTTGCCCAGGTCGTTCTGCGCTCCCGCAAGGGAGAATCCGGAAAAGTGACGCTCCAGGTCATCTCCAACGGCCTCAAGCCGGCTCAGACCACTGTGACGGTCAAATAA
- a CDS encoding valine--tRNA ligase gives MSDLPKAYDPSLVEEKWQSRWIEEGCFKADPASEKPAYSVVIPPPNVTGVLHLGHVLNNTIQDILVRRARQKGYEALWLPGTDHAGIATQVRVEKDLKQTTGQSRHDLGREAFLEKVWEWKEKHGGIIINQLHKLGCSCDWDRERFTMDEEYTKAVGQVFIELFKEGLIYRGRRMVNWCPVSLTALSDEEVIMTEQKSKLYTVLYKLEDGSGALHVATTRPETIMADVAVAVNPKDPRYAHLIGKNVMRPLNPTPIPIIGDEYVEIEFGTGALKITPAHDKADFEIGRKFNLEIIDILTPDGHINCPEVPELHGMDRFDARRKSVEMLEASGLMVNIEDYDNKVGFSERANVPIEPRLSMQWFLKYPCVKEAADAVAEGDITFRPARWAKTYAHWLENIQDWCISRQLWWGHRIPVWYRKDKAEELKNAPALDASALEQGFLYVGTEPPQDPDNWIQDNDVMDTWFSSWLWPFSTMDEETRAKFYPTTDLVTGPDIIFFWVARMIMAGYRFQHNKPFSNVFFTSIIRDKIGRKMSKSLGNSPDPLDLIANYGADGLRFGLMRIAPTGTDVRFDENQISEGRNFANKLYNATRFRLMQGDARGGTAPHYSSVHISIISKLKQLHADVEKALADYEFNALIQTLYQFFWNEYCDRFLEAVKGDLKDGADPAARAATLTTMDTVLRHYLALLHPVMPHITEELWASLGFAEGNGGLPLMRTPLPSAENLLAGLDESRITLANTQAAALYETANKARNLKAEYDLSNNKNVSFILKTPHDVPQDLLSRLAILANAKSVIRDAAYSSPKGTPATLTPLGELFLPLEGLIDVEAEKERLGRELDKIAREIAKSAAKLGNAGFVERAPAEVVNQEKARLADWEAKQSQLKGMLDSLS, from the coding sequence ATGTCTGATCTGCCCAAAGCATATGATCCCTCCCTGGTGGAAGAAAAATGGCAATCCCGCTGGATTGAAGAAGGTTGTTTCAAGGCTGACCCGGCTTCTGAAAAGCCTGCCTACTCTGTCGTCATCCCTCCCCCCAACGTCACGGGAGTGCTGCATCTGGGCCATGTGCTGAACAACACCATCCAGGACATCCTGGTACGCCGCGCGCGCCAGAAAGGATATGAAGCCCTCTGGCTGCCCGGCACAGACCATGCCGGCATCGCCACGCAGGTAAGGGTGGAAAAAGACCTCAAACAGACAACGGGCCAGAGCCGTCATGATCTGGGCCGTGAAGCCTTCCTGGAAAAAGTCTGGGAATGGAAAGAAAAACACGGAGGCATCATCATCAACCAGCTCCACAAGCTGGGTTGCTCCTGCGACTGGGACCGCGAACGCTTCACGATGGATGAGGAATACACCAAAGCCGTCGGACAGGTCTTCATTGAACTCTTTAAGGAAGGGCTCATCTACCGGGGGCGCCGCATGGTCAACTGGTGTCCCGTATCCCTCACGGCCCTCTCTGATGAAGAAGTCATCATGACTGAGCAAAAAAGCAAGCTCTACACCGTTCTTTACAAACTGGAAGACGGCTCCGGCGCCCTCCATGTAGCCACTACCCGCCCGGAAACCATCATGGCGGACGTGGCTGTGGCCGTCAACCCGAAGGATCCGCGGTACGCCCACCTCATCGGAAAAAACGTCATGCGTCCGCTCAACCCCACCCCCATCCCTATCATCGGAGATGAATATGTAGAAATAGAATTCGGCACGGGCGCTCTGAAAATCACGCCGGCCCATGACAAGGCCGACTTTGAAATAGGCCGGAAATTCAACCTGGAAATTATCGACATCCTTACCCCCGACGGTCATATCAACTGCCCGGAAGTACCCGAACTTCACGGCATGGACCGCTTTGACGCGCGTCGTAAATCCGTGGAAATGCTGGAAGCCTCCGGACTCATGGTCAACATAGAAGACTATGATAACAAAGTCGGGTTCTCCGAACGCGCCAATGTCCCGATTGAACCGCGCCTCTCCATGCAGTGGTTCCTTAAATACCCCTGCGTAAAAGAAGCTGCGGACGCCGTAGCGGAAGGGGATATCACTTTTCGCCCCGCGCGCTGGGCGAAAACCTACGCCCACTGGCTGGAAAACATCCAGGACTGGTGCATCTCCCGCCAACTCTGGTGGGGCCATCGCATCCCCGTCTGGTACCGCAAGGACAAGGCGGAAGAACTCAAGAACGCCCCGGCGCTGGACGCCTCCGCACTGGAACAGGGCTTCCTCTACGTGGGAACCGAACCGCCTCAGGACCCGGACAACTGGATTCAGGACAACGACGTAATGGACACATGGTTCTCCTCCTGGCTGTGGCCTTTCTCCACCATGGATGAAGAGACCCGCGCCAAATTCTATCCCACTACGGATCTTGTCACGGGACCGGACATCATCTTCTTCTGGGTGGCGCGCATGATCATGGCCGGATACCGCTTCCAGCATAACAAACCGTTCAGCAACGTCTTTTTCACGTCTATCATCCGTGACAAAATCGGGCGTAAAATGAGCAAATCCCTGGGCAACTCCCCGGATCCGCTGGACCTGATCGCCAACTACGGAGCAGACGGCCTCCGCTTCGGCCTCATGCGTATCGCCCCCACGGGAACGGATGTGCGCTTTGACGAAAACCAGATCAGCGAAGGCCGCAACTTTGCCAACAAACTGTACAATGCCACGCGCTTCCGGCTGATGCAGGGAGATGCCAGGGGAGGAACGGCCCCGCACTACTCGTCCGTGCATATTTCCATCATCTCCAAGCTCAAGCAACTGCATGCAGATGTAGAAAAAGCGCTGGCGGACTACGAATTCAACGCCCTCATCCAGACCCTGTACCAATTCTTCTGGAACGAATACTGCGACCGCTTCCTGGAAGCCGTCAAAGGTGACCTGAAGGACGGGGCGGACCCTGCGGCGCGGGCGGCCACGCTCACCACCATGGACACGGTGCTCAGGCACTACCTGGCTCTTCTGCATCCGGTCATGCCTCATATCACGGAAGAACTCTGGGCCTCCCTGGGCTTTGCGGAAGGCAACGGCGGCCTGCCGCTCATGCGCACTCCCCTCCCCTCTGCCGAAAACCTTCTGGCGGGACTTGATGAAAGCCGCATCACCCTGGCGAATACCCAGGCCGCGGCTCTTTATGAAACGGCCAACAAGGCCCGCAACCTGAAAGCGGAATACGACCTTTCCAACAATAAAAACGTCAGCTTCATCCTGAAAACTCCCCACGACGTTCCCCAGGACCTTCTCTCCCGCCTGGCCATTCTGGCGAACGCCAAATCCGTCATCCGGGACGCGGCCTACTCCTCTCCCAAAGGAACGCCGGCAACCCTCACGCCGCTTGGGGAACTCTTCCTGCCTCTGGAAGGCCTTATTGACGTGGAAGCGGAAAAGGAACGCCTGGGCAGGGAACTGGACAAAATAGCCAGGGAAATAGCCAAATCCGCGGCCAAGCTGGGTAATGCAGGCTTTGTGGAAAGAGCTCCGGCGGAAGTCGTGAACCAGGAAAAAGCCCGTCTGGCGGACTGGGAAGCAAAACAATCCCAGTTAAAAGGGATGCTTGATTCCCTTTCCTAA
- a CDS encoding DUF4332 domain-containing protein: MNNIQKYFAGREQFIELLEAVGIRTLEQFASADPSTVLPELHQAKRMLKLQTEIPSAPVFREWVNQALSSPTAPEPELLPSHEEDALPLATPVDPPVTDSSENRKERGRSHTDGPPKHLSAKARLQEEHCYHPAKHVHTLKKPKTYLRKKGIKHMTSFRTWMGAVTVLLLFVCILFSISVTTLVLLNGERGWPLISLCFGPWILAMILYLSLALPRKCSVCRAHVFSFKKYTRNKAAHHIPLFGYVFATALHIFLFRWFRCPACGSSQQLGKCRTEQHRH; encoded by the coding sequence ATGAATAATATTCAAAAGTACTTTGCCGGCCGCGAGCAATTCATTGAATTGCTTGAAGCGGTGGGCATACGCACTCTTGAACAATTCGCTTCCGCGGACCCCTCCACCGTTTTGCCTGAACTCCACCAGGCAAAACGGATGTTGAAACTGCAAACGGAAATTCCTTCCGCTCCCGTTTTCAGGGAATGGGTGAATCAGGCTCTTTCCTCTCCCACGGCGCCGGAACCGGAGCTTCTTCCCTCCCATGAGGAAGACGCCCTCCCCCTTGCCACGCCTGTTGACCCTCCGGTTACTGATTCTTCAGAAAACAGAAAGGAACGGGGACGTTCCCATACGGACGGTCCGCCAAAACATCTCTCCGCCAAGGCCAGGCTGCAGGAAGAACACTGCTACCATCCCGCAAAACATGTTCACACCCTCAAGAAGCCGAAAACCTACCTTCGCAAAAAGGGCATCAAGCACATGACCTCCTTCCGGACATGGATGGGAGCCGTTACCGTCCTGCTCCTGTTCGTCTGCATCCTCTTCTCCATTTCGGTCACCACTCTTGTGCTTCTCAATGGAGAACGAGGCTGGCCATTAATCAGCCTCTGCTTCGGCCCCTGGATTCTGGCGATGATTCTCTATCTCTCCCTGGCGCTTCCCCGGAAATGCAGCGTGTGCAGGGCTCATGTCTTTTCCTTTAAAAAATACACTCGCAATAAGGCGGCCCACCACATTCCCCTGTTCGGCTACGTATTTGCCACGGCGCTGCATATATTCCTCTTCCGCTGGTTCCGTTGCCCGGCCTGCGGTTCCTCCCAGCAGCTGGGAAAATGCCGAACTGAACAGCACAGGCATTAA
- the rplN gene encoding 50S ribosomal protein L14, protein MIQMESLVQVADNTGARSAKMIGVIGKRTRQAHIGDIITCHIRESIPTASVKKGTVVKAVVVRTAAPIRRDDGSVLRFDGNAVVIIDKDNNPRGTRIFGPVARELREKKFMKIVSLAPEVL, encoded by the coding sequence ATGATCCAGATGGAATCCCTAGTCCAGGTAGCCGACAATACCGGCGCCCGCTCCGCCAAGATGATTGGCGTTATCGGCAAGCGCACCCGTCAGGCTCACATTGGCGACATTATTACCTGCCACATCCGCGAATCCATTCCCACCGCTTCCGTGAAGAAAGGAACCGTGGTGAAGGCCGTGGTAGTACGCACCGCCGCCCCGATCCGCCGTGATGACGGTTCCGTGCTTCGTTTTGACGGCAATGCCGTCGTCATCATCGACAAGGATAACAACCCGCGCGGCACCCGTATTTTCGGGCCAGTCGCTCGTGAACTCCGTGAAAAGAAGTTCATGAAGATTGTTTCCCTTGCTCCGGAAGTGCTCTAA
- the rpsQ gene encoding 30S ribosomal protein S17: MSEQTETTKKPGLRKTRVGVVTSTKMDKTIVVEYVARVPHPKFKKIVKKSKKFYAHDENSTAKVGDKVRIVETRPLSKLKCWELVEVLTH, translated from the coding sequence ATGTCCGAACAAACCGAAACAACCAAGAAGCCCGGCCTTCGCAAGACGCGCGTCGGCGTGGTGACTTCCACCAAGATGGACAAGACCATCGTTGTGGAGTACGTCGCCCGCGTTCCGCACCCCAAGTTCAAGAAGATCGTCAAGAAGAGCAAGAAGTTCTATGCCCACGACGAGAATTCCACGGCCAAGGTAGGCGATAAGGTACGTATCGTTGAAACCCGCCCGCTTTCCAAGCTGAAGTGCTGGGAACTGGTGGAAGTGCTTACCCATTAA
- the rpmC gene encoding 50S ribosomal protein L29, with amino-acid sequence MSDKNSAKELRAMSAKELSALVRSLREELFNLRLQQATGQLENNQRIRTVRKDLARALTIQGETGEV; translated from the coding sequence ATGTCCGATAAGAACTCCGCCAAAGAACTTCGTGCTATGTCCGCCAAGGAGCTTTCCGCTCTGGTGCGCAGCCTTCGTGAAGAACTTTTCAATCTCCGCCTCCAGCAGGCTACCGGTCAGCTGGAAAACAACCAGAGAATCCGCACCGTCCGCAAGGACCTTGCCCGCGCCCTTACCATTCAGGGCGAAACCGGGGAGGTTTAA